Proteins encoded by one window of Bacillota bacterium:
- a CDS encoding AAA family ATPase, with translation MKEVSLRKLSLAGFGPYRDRVEAVFGPGVNALVAPNERGKSSLVSGLLATIFGLPAKNDPSVFGQARFRNWDGPRRFEGEVEFESDGGVYRIHRDFDTHKVSLAKLENGRYIALVMGEHNPGATRKPNEAYERSLAELIGISSRELFERTFCVTQPIPEAKHLDEKVQELLSGAGGGFARALERLVNELSAQTKTTGERKVTSRNQTKDRVLEELTSRIQALESELDASRRAVDSLQPVLRRLNDIERELAEARKTLASKETIVKAWSEWRRLATEYRRATKDQTSLEAALEKAKSLDSDIDAENRRVREGFPEFEGAPRETERALTELITLKAKRGEAERAILDAEAAVRLKQGELDRLRQEISTLRDWGALGPAPEAAARGARRKAAEIVQKWRVFLDHNSELASCEAELAARFQVFAEASPEEIALLASYSARLVELERDMERTRRDLETLRERTRVVANVREAFQKRYAGIAALGPGAADTIRQILGAFRREKRLQGELAERRRSVDMPRGARAAAGLASALVASVVAWLLLGGSATRVNTWISLVVAVLFGLAGYVVSGAIHARRVAGERLEATRIESELAQCRRELALLGQALGDLASSDEASLGALLERLEQREEEAAVLAESEALLPSDEEAGRILEAFERAKKGYDEFVARTSRFSESFKDVGAAFSEWKAMLDRRSRLEGLVRAFAREAFGCEPEAAEHASLADPKVGDEWRELARFVSVAASPEDAGTVGQLIAFLEGEGSDAAWWERMIAEAGRYEGLRKDIQAAQATIEAGKEHVDGLRSRVKEFEAKEEQVSRPLRPLLEASGGDPERAQRRCEERRSLLEKIEAMRTALATLLEQHGASSVDELREKGTSARNNAAQSLAEWKRLVNDNPGLPEIDEAGDVERIEARWRALNGEVERLRGHIATLEKERGDLAAEQGRLEGRSSLNIAQAEAELAALRRRREEVSVLADALTIACTELSEAVKDFQGSYRTLLRDVATKHFEAITGVRGRAVVIDSDFRIHVEDGGVPCDLAQLSKGAQDQLYIALRLAVADLLAEDYRLPFIFDDPFAACDSARLANLREILLRIAKDRQILVLSHLEPVAGWGKSVDVREYGMRAV, from the coding sequence GTGAAGGAGGTGTCGCTCAGGAAGCTGTCCCTCGCCGGCTTCGGTCCGTACCGCGACAGGGTGGAGGCCGTGTTCGGCCCGGGCGTCAACGCGCTGGTCGCGCCCAACGAGCGCGGCAAGTCCTCGTTGGTCAGCGGGCTTCTCGCGACCATATTCGGCCTGCCGGCGAAGAACGACCCTTCCGTGTTCGGGCAAGCCCGCTTCAGAAACTGGGACGGCCCTCGGCGTTTTGAGGGAGAGGTCGAGTTCGAGTCGGACGGGGGCGTGTACAGGATCCACCGGGATTTTGACACGCACAAGGTGTCCCTGGCGAAGCTGGAGAACGGGCGGTACATAGCTCTCGTGATGGGTGAGCACAACCCCGGAGCCACGAGGAAGCCGAATGAGGCCTATGAAAGAAGCCTGGCGGAACTCATCGGAATCTCCTCGCGTGAGCTCTTCGAACGCACTTTCTGCGTCACCCAGCCCATCCCGGAAGCGAAACACCTTGATGAGAAGGTTCAGGAACTCCTCTCAGGCGCAGGGGGAGGGTTCGCACGAGCGCTGGAACGGCTCGTCAACGAGCTCTCGGCACAGACCAAGACCACCGGGGAACGAAAGGTGACCTCCCGGAACCAAACGAAAGACCGCGTTCTCGAGGAGCTGACCTCACGCATTCAGGCGCTCGAGTCGGAGCTCGATGCCTCCCGTCGAGCGGTTGACTCGTTGCAGCCCGTTTTGAGAAGGCTCAACGACATCGAGCGCGAGCTCGCGGAGGCCAGGAAGACCCTGGCATCCAAGGAGACCATCGTGAAGGCATGGTCTGAGTGGAGGCGGCTCGCCACTGAATACCGCAGGGCAACGAAGGACCAGACGAGTCTCGAGGCGGCGCTCGAGAAGGCCAAGAGCCTCGACTCCGATATCGACGCCGAGAACAGAAGGGTGAGAGAAGGCTTCCCCGAGTTCGAAGGGGCGCCCCGCGAGACCGAACGAGCGTTGACTGAGCTCATTACCCTCAAGGCCAAACGGGGAGAGGCGGAAAGGGCGATCCTGGACGCAGAAGCAGCGGTGAGGCTGAAGCAGGGCGAGCTGGACCGGCTCAGGCAGGAGATTTCCACCCTCCGCGACTGGGGAGCGCTCGGTCCGGCGCCCGAAGCGGCAGCGCGCGGCGCGAGACGGAAGGCCGCCGAGATTGTTCAGAAGTGGCGGGTATTCCTCGATCACAATTCGGAGCTTGCCTCGTGCGAGGCGGAGCTCGCCGCGAGATTTCAGGTGTTCGCTGAGGCGAGCCCCGAGGAAATCGCTCTCCTCGCGAGCTACTCAGCCCGTCTTGTCGAGCTTGAGAGGGACATGGAGAGAACCCGCAGGGATCTCGAGACACTGCGCGAGCGGACGAGGGTCGTCGCGAACGTCCGGGAAGCATTCCAAAAGCGTTACGCGGGGATCGCAGCTCTCGGCCCAGGCGCTGCGGACACCATCCGGCAGATCCTGGGCGCCTTTCGCAGGGAGAAGAGGCTTCAGGGGGAGCTTGCGGAACGCAGGCGGTCAGTGGACATGCCCCGTGGTGCGCGCGCCGCGGCCGGCCTCGCGTCGGCTCTCGTGGCGTCCGTCGTCGCGTGGCTGTTGCTGGGAGGCTCCGCGACAAGAGTAAACACATGGATATCTCTGGTCGTGGCCGTCCTCTTCGGTCTCGCGGGATACGTGGTGTCGGGCGCCATCCACGCCCGCAGGGTCGCCGGCGAAAGGCTCGAAGCAACGAGGATAGAATCGGAGCTCGCACAGTGCCGCCGCGAACTTGCGCTCCTCGGCCAAGCCCTGGGCGACCTGGCCTCGAGCGACGAGGCGTCGCTCGGAGCCCTGCTCGAAAGGCTGGAGCAGCGCGAAGAGGAGGCAGCGGTGCTTGCGGAAAGCGAGGCCCTTCTCCCGTCTGATGAAGAGGCGGGGCGAATCCTGGAAGCTTTCGAACGAGCCAAGAAAGGCTACGATGAATTCGTAGCAAGGACAAGCAGGTTCTCTGAGAGCTTCAAGGATGTCGGCGCGGCATTCTCCGAGTGGAAGGCCATGCTGGACCGGAGGAGCCGCCTGGAAGGCCTCGTACGAGCTTTCGCGCGCGAGGCTTTCGGCTGCGAGCCCGAGGCCGCCGAGCACGCTTCACTGGCTGATCCCAAGGTCGGCGATGAGTGGAGAGAGCTTGCGCGATTCGTGTCCGTGGCCGCCTCGCCTGAGGACGCGGGCACTGTCGGCCAGCTCATTGCCTTCTTGGAAGGAGAGGGAAGCGACGCAGCCTGGTGGGAGCGAATGATAGCCGAGGCTGGACGCTACGAGGGTCTCCGCAAAGACATTCAGGCGGCACAAGCGACGATAGAAGCGGGGAAGGAGCACGTAGATGGCTTGAGGTCACGGGTCAAGGAGTTCGAGGCGAAGGAAGAACAGGTGTCTCGGCCGCTTCGCCCCTTGCTTGAGGCGTCTGGTGGCGACCCGGAGAGAGCGCAGAGGAGATGCGAGGAAAGACGCTCTCTCCTCGAGAAGATCGAGGCGATGAGAACGGCCCTTGCGACACTCCTCGAACAGCATGGCGCCTCATCTGTGGACGAGCTCCGCGAGAAAGGCACGAGCGCACGCAACAACGCAGCACAGTCTCTGGCGGAATGGAAGCGCCTCGTGAACGACAACCCGGGGCTTCCGGAGATCGATGAGGCTGGCGACGTGGAGAGAATAGAGGCCAGGTGGAGGGCTCTCAATGGCGAGGTCGAACGTCTCCGCGGGCACATCGCCACGCTCGAGAAGGAGAGGGGAGACCTCGCGGCGGAGCAAGGACGCCTCGAGGGGAGGTCCTCACTGAACATCGCCCAGGCGGAAGCGGAGCTGGCAGCGCTCAGGCGTAGGCGTGAAGAGGTAAGCGTGTTGGCGGACGCCCTCACAATCGCCTGTACTGAGCTCTCAGAGGCTGTCAAGGACTTCCAGGGATCGTACCGCACGCTCCTGCGGGACGTGGCTACGAAGCACTTCGAGGCGATAACGGGAGTGAGGGGTCGTGCGGTCGTGATCGACAGCGACTTTCGGATCCACGTCGAGGATGGTGGCGTGCCGTGCGACCTCGCTCAGTTGAGCAAGGGGGCCCAGGACCAGCTCTACATCGCCCTGAGACTGGCCGTGGCCGACCTTCTTGCCGAGGACTACCGTCTCCCCTTCATCTTCGACGACCCCTTCGCGGCGTGCGACAGTGCAAGACTCGCCAACCTGCGCGAGATCCTGCTGCGGATCGCCAAGGACCGGCAGATCCTGGTCCTGTCGCACCTCGAGCCGGTCGCAGGTTGGGGAAAATCGGTGGACGTCCGCGAATACGGAATGAGGGCAGTTTAG
- a CDS encoding DMT family transporter, with translation MQDRVSIRGAQRTRVIGFCMAFAAAVIWGTLGIFAKFIYVYDLEPVVLVSLRGSIAFVTLFIILAARDRCKLRVPRQDLWFFVAFGLVGVTLNHMSYFEALKRTTATTAVILLYTAPVYVTLGAAAFFGESLTLTKIAALVVTFGGCFLVAGGYEPKLLALNPTGVLFGLTAAIAYASYTLMSKRALERHSSWTSVLWAFGFGSLFLLCLAGGRIAKVASLPLRAWLLILGLAWGPTLAAYWLHMEALTRIEASHAGIVCMAEPAATALLSYVLLGERMTPWKLLGAALVLVGVLILQVQSIGDSSARGRRSGTSEREEVNAGHGTG, from the coding sequence ATGCAGGACCGGGTGAGCATCCGCGGAGCGCAACGCACACGTGTCATCGGCTTTTGCATGGCTTTCGCCGCAGCCGTCATCTGGGGGACCCTAGGCATATTCGCGAAGTTCATATACGTCTACGACCTCGAGCCCGTTGTGCTTGTGAGCCTCCGAGGTTCCATCGCTTTTGTCACGCTTTTCATCATCCTAGCCGCGCGAGATCGCTGCAAGCTACGAGTGCCGCGCCAAGACCTGTGGTTCTTCGTCGCCTTCGGTCTAGTGGGGGTGACGCTCAACCACATGTCCTATTTCGAGGCGCTCAAACGCACGACGGCCACGACGGCGGTCATCCTACTGTACACGGCGCCGGTCTACGTGACGCTTGGCGCGGCGGCGTTCTTCGGGGAGAGTCTTACGCTCACGAAGATCGCCGCCCTCGTGGTCACGTTCGGCGGATGCTTCCTCGTGGCTGGCGGATACGAGCCAAAGCTCCTAGCCCTGAACCCCACGGGGGTCTTGTTCGGCCTCACTGCCGCGATTGCGTACGCGTCGTACACGCTCATGAGCAAGCGAGCTCTCGAGAGACATTCCTCATGGACTTCGGTGCTGTGGGCGTTCGGCTTCGGAAGCCTGTTTCTTCTGTGTTTGGCAGGAGGACGAATCGCGAAGGTTGCCTCGCTCCCACTGCGGGCGTGGTTGCTCATCCTGGGCCTTGCATGGGGGCCTACGCTCGCAGCCTACTGGTTGCACATGGAGGCACTGACTCGGATCGAGGCGAGCCACGCCGGAATAGTCTGCATGGCTGAGCCAGCCGCCACGGCCCTCCTGTCTTACGTGCTGCTGGGCGAGAGGATGACACCATGGAAGCTACTGGGTGCAGCGCTTGTGCTCGTCGGGGTGCTCATCCTGCAAGTCCAATCCATCGGTGATAGCAGCGCCCGTGGACGCCGGTCTGGAACGTCCGAGCGCGAGGAGGTGAACGCGGGGCACGGAACCGGGTGA
- a CDS encoding ABC transporter substrate-binding protein, with protein MRKSVSWLLLAVTCLLVGIAGPAALGAEPIKIGLHAPLTGFAAADGLSVKQSVELAVKQVNEAGGINGRPIQLVVYDDRADAKEAVAVAYKLIEQDKVVAVVGGSYSAPMRAVAPIYQQAGIPMVAGFAVHPDITRAGDFVFRCGMLGPIEGAAAGEVAGNILKAKTACLMTMDNDFGRALAEGFRKRAGELGVKILWESLYPLGEQDFTPYITRLKQLGPDVVFASGYYNEAAQFCKQAKELGLKAQILGEEGFDSPKFIEIAGKASEGVIIVTNLNRDDTRPVARAFIEDYRKLYKMEPDMVGASNFDALLVIADALRRAGSTDPKAIRDAIATTANLNGATGVIRSFNKLGESMKPIQVQVVKEGRFRYFAEVSDPAIITPPEK; from the coding sequence GTGAGAAAGTCGGTTTCCTGGTTGCTGCTCGCTGTGACGTGCCTGCTGGTGGGCATCGCGGGGCCGGCCGCGCTTGGCGCGGAGCCTATCAAGATAGGGCTGCACGCGCCGCTCACGGGGTTCGCGGCTGCTGACGGGCTCAGCGTGAAACAATCGGTCGAGCTTGCCGTAAAGCAGGTGAATGAGGCTGGAGGCATCAACGGTCGGCCAATTCAGCTCGTGGTGTACGACGACAGGGCAGACGCCAAGGAAGCGGTCGCAGTCGCGTACAAGCTCATCGAGCAGGACAAGGTCGTCGCGGTGGTCGGTGGGTCTTACAGCGCTCCCATGCGGGCGGTCGCGCCCATCTACCAACAGGCAGGGATCCCCATGGTGGCCGGTTTCGCTGTTCATCCCGATATCACCCGAGCGGGAGACTTCGTGTTCAGGTGCGGGATGCTGGGGCCCATCGAAGGCGCTGCTGCGGGCGAGGTGGCAGGCAATATCCTCAAGGCGAAGACCGCCTGCCTCATGACGATGGACAATGACTTCGGCCGCGCCCTGGCCGAAGGTTTCCGCAAGCGCGCCGGCGAACTGGGTGTCAAGATCCTCTGGGAGAGCCTTTACCCCCTCGGCGAACAGGACTTCACGCCGTACATCACTCGACTGAAGCAACTCGGCCCGGATGTCGTCTTTGCGAGCGGATACTACAACGAAGCCGCTCAGTTCTGCAAGCAAGCGAAGGAACTGGGGCTCAAGGCTCAAATCCTGGGCGAAGAGGGTTTCGATTCACCGAAATTCATCGAGATCGCTGGAAAGGCGTCTGAGGGCGTGATCATCGTAACCAACCTCAACAGGGACGACACGAGGCCCGTGGCCAGGGCGTTCATCGAGGACTACAGGAAGCTCTACAAGATGGAACCCGACATGGTGGGCGCGTCCAACTTCGACGCCCTTCTGGTGATAGCCGATGCACTCCGACGGGCGGGCTCCACAGATCCCAAGGCGATTCGCGATGCGATCGCCACGACAGCGAACCTCAACGGCGCGACTGGCGTGATCCGCAGCTTCAACAAGCTGGGTGAATCGATGAAGCCCATTCAGGTTCAGGTGGTGAAGGAGGGTCGTTTCCGTTACTTTGCGGAGGTAAGCGATCCTGCTATCATAACCCCTCCGGAGAAGTGA
- a CDS encoding branched-chain amino acid ABC transporter permease — translation MFWQQLANGVTMGGIYALITLGLTMVYGVLRILHISHAGVFALGAYAGVVALSLSGNLVVITLIAMAVCGLVGMLMQRWVYRPLMGSSRIVPLIASIGMFILMEDLFRLAAGPYVLPLPAEVPFGLDQITTSFVTGNQLIVLSGAVGLLILTWLVINHTRLGLAWKATEQDFETAASCGINVDQAVAMNFLLGSAIAGAAGVLVGFYYNSVSPTMGSVPAYKAMAIAVLGGLGNVWGTVVASVLLGVTEAFLVTSPVGLLLPRDSIAFVALILVLLFRPYGLFGRR, via the coding sequence TTGTTCTGGCAACAACTCGCAAACGGCGTAACCATGGGGGGCATCTATGCTCTCATTACCCTTGGGCTAACGATGGTTTACGGTGTCCTGCGTATCCTCCACATCTCCCACGCAGGGGTTTTCGCGTTGGGAGCGTATGCCGGTGTCGTGGCGCTCTCGCTATCCGGAAACCTGGTCGTCATCACGCTCATCGCCATGGCGGTCTGCGGACTGGTGGGCATGTTAATGCAGAGGTGGGTGTACCGGCCGCTCATGGGGTCGTCGCGCATCGTTCCGCTGATAGCGTCCATCGGAATGTTCATACTCATGGAGGATCTATTCAGGCTTGCGGCTGGTCCCTACGTGCTTCCGCTCCCGGCCGAGGTGCCCTTTGGATTGGACCAGATAACCACGTCGTTCGTCACAGGCAACCAACTGATCGTGCTGTCGGGCGCGGTGGGGCTGCTCATCCTTACGTGGCTGGTCATCAACCATACCCGGCTCGGTCTTGCGTGGAAGGCCACGGAGCAGGATTTCGAGACAGCAGCCTCGTGTGGGATCAACGTAGACCAGGCAGTGGCGATGAACTTCCTTCTGGGCTCCGCGATAGCCGGGGCTGCCGGGGTCCTAGTGGGGTTCTACTATAACTCGGTGTCCCCCACCATGGGGAGCGTCCCGGCGTACAAGGCGATGGCCATCGCCGTGCTCGGAGGTCTCGGGAACGTGTGGGGGACCGTGGTGGCGTCCGTTCTCCTCGGAGTCACCGAGGCGTTTCTCGTGACTTCGCCTGTAGGACTACTCCTGCCTCGCGACTCCATCGCGTTCGTGGCGTTGATCCTGGTCCTCCTCTTCAGGCCGTACGGCCTCTTCGGGCGGAGGTGA
- a CDS encoding branched-chain amino acid ABC transporter permease codes for MGLYQVTIAITLGIYLILTMGLNIITGYTGQVSLGHAAFFGAGAYASAILSVRYGLPFWGALPLAVVATALMGAVLGTVSTRLREDSLAITTIGVNFVVVSVFKYSSFFGGALGIGNIRYPSLFGRVLTKPEYLLVVAACVALGMWFDRRLVKSWLGLALRAVGQDEAAAQSLGVDSPRFKIIAFIIGTAYAGAAGSLYAHFMTFISPQDFGFPVSISIISMAVFGGLGTLRGAILGSCALGLAPEVFRPLVDYRNLMYGALLLLMMRFQPQGLIGDGSPLWERLRSLIAGGSTTSRVGEGGARHESRR; via the coding sequence ATGGGACTGTACCAGGTGACAATTGCGATCACTTTGGGCATATACCTCATCCTCACCATGGGGCTGAACATCATCACAGGGTACACGGGGCAAGTCTCCCTGGGGCACGCGGCATTCTTCGGGGCGGGCGCATACGCTTCAGCCATTTTGTCCGTGAGGTATGGCCTCCCGTTCTGGGGAGCCCTTCCGCTCGCCGTTGTCGCGACCGCTCTGATGGGGGCGGTGTTGGGGACGGTGAGCACCAGGTTACGCGAGGACTCTCTCGCAATCACAACCATCGGCGTGAATTTCGTGGTGGTGTCGGTGTTCAAGTATTCGTCGTTCTTTGGCGGCGCTCTCGGCATAGGCAACATCAGGTACCCTTCGCTGTTCGGCCGGGTGCTCACAAAGCCGGAGTACCTTCTGGTGGTGGCGGCGTGCGTGGCTCTTGGCATGTGGTTTGACAGACGCCTCGTAAAGTCGTGGCTCGGTCTAGCGCTCAGGGCGGTGGGCCAGGACGAGGCGGCCGCGCAGTCACTGGGCGTGGACAGCCCACGTTTCAAGATAATCGCATTCATAATCGGCACGGCGTACGCCGGAGCGGCGGGCTCTCTCTACGCCCACTTCATGACGTTCATAAGCCCTCAGGACTTCGGGTTTCCGGTATCGATAAGCATCATCTCGATGGCGGTCTTCGGAGGGCTGGGAACGCTGCGCGGCGCCATCCTCGGCTCGTGTGCCCTTGGGCTTGCCCCAGAGGTATTTCGCCCACTCGTGGACTACAGGAACCTGATGTATGGTGCCCTGCTTCTCCTCATGATGCGCTTTCAGCCGCAGGGCCTCATAGGCGACGGAAGCCCCCTCTGGGAGCGGTTGCGTTCACTCATTGCCGGGGGAAGTACCACGAGTAGGGTAGGGGAGGGCGGTGCGCGACATGAGTCACGGCGCTAA
- a CDS encoding ABC transporter ATP-binding protein — MSHGANHSSSAGEAQKTNILEVRNVSKQFHGVRALQGVTLSVRQGQVFGIVGPNGAGKTTLFNIVCGVYPPTDGLVLFQGRDITRLGSARVARLGVARTFQIVRSFPRMTVLENVVVGCGHRVYSTLSGLVGTYARREIEDKALALLRLVGLEQAASTPAGKLPVAMQRHMEVARALALDPCMLLLDEPCAGLTFTESEDLVELVRRVRDNGVTVLIVEHNMGVVMSLCDEIAVLDFGVKIAQGSPAEISSNPRVIEAYLGREA, encoded by the coding sequence ATGAGTCACGGCGCTAATCATAGCTCAAGTGCGGGGGAGGCCCAGAAGACCAATATCCTCGAAGTTCGCAACGTCAGCAAGCAGTTCCATGGGGTACGCGCCCTTCAAGGAGTCACTCTATCAGTGCGGCAAGGCCAGGTTTTCGGCATAGTGGGGCCTAACGGCGCAGGGAAGACCACGCTCTTCAATATCGTGTGTGGCGTGTACCCCCCGACGGACGGTCTAGTGCTCTTTCAGGGGAGGGACATCACCCGGCTGGGCTCTGCGCGCGTCGCCAGACTGGGCGTGGCGCGCACCTTCCAAATCGTCCGATCGTTCCCGCGCATGACAGTGCTGGAGAACGTGGTGGTGGGATGCGGCCACAGAGTGTACAGCACCCTCTCGGGGCTCGTTGGCACATACGCCCGAAGAGAGATCGAGGACAAAGCTCTTGCCCTCCTAAGGCTCGTGGGGCTCGAGCAGGCAGCGAGCACGCCGGCGGGAAAACTCCCCGTCGCAATGCAACGGCATATGGAAGTGGCGAGAGCGCTCGCGCTGGATCCTTGTATGCTCCTTCTCGATGAACCCTGTGCGGGGCTTACTTTCACAGAGTCAGAGGATTTGGTCGAGCTCGTGAGGAGGGTAAGGGACAACGGGGTGACGGTGTTGATAGTTGAGCACAACATGGGCGTCGTGATGAGCCTGTGCGACGAGATCGCGGTGCTGGACTTCGGGGTCAAGATAGCTCAAGGGTCTCCCGCCGAGATCTCATCCAACCCCCGCGTCATCGAGGCGTATCTCGGGAGGGAGGCGTGA
- a CDS encoding ABC transporter ATP-binding protein: protein MTMLTVEGLTIRYGDMEVVHGVSFEVGQRDSVAIIGANGSGKTTLLRTLMGLHRDFDGRITFMGRDIGRISPWARACLGMAMVPEGRRVFPDLSVEQNLLIGAYSRQDRSAVRASLDEVYSLFPVLRERRNQVGKTLSGGEQQMLAIGRALMAKPRLLMVDEVSTGLMPIFVDKAFHVLKSLVDQGVSVLLVEQNARKALAAMARGYVLETGRIVLSGPAAELAANANVRKAYLGA from the coding sequence GTGACAATGCTTACTGTCGAGGGGCTCACCATCCGTTACGGCGATATGGAGGTCGTACACGGCGTGTCCTTCGAAGTGGGTCAACGGGACAGCGTTGCCATAATTGGGGCGAATGGGTCGGGCAAGACCACGCTCCTCCGCACGCTTATGGGGCTCCACCGGGATTTCGACGGGCGCATCACGTTCATGGGACGCGACATAGGACGGATTTCCCCGTGGGCGAGGGCATGCCTGGGCATGGCGATGGTGCCTGAGGGAAGGCGAGTCTTTCCCGACCTCTCTGTCGAGCAGAACCTCCTCATCGGAGCGTACTCGCGGCAGGACAGGTCCGCGGTGCGCGCGTCCCTGGACGAGGTGTACAGCCTTTTCCCTGTGCTACGTGAGCGCAGGAACCAGGTGGGCAAGACCCTGAGCGGGGGAGAACAGCAGATGCTCGCGATAGGCAGGGCCCTCATGGCGAAGCCCAGGTTGCTCATGGTGGACGAGGTGTCAACGGGGCTCATGCCGATCTTCGTGGACAAGGCTTTCCACGTGCTGAAGAGCCTGGTCGACCAGGGAGTGAGCGTCCTCCTCGTGGAACAGAACGCGAGAAAGGCTCTGGCGGCCATGGCGAGGGGCTACGTTCTGGAAACCGGACGGATCGTGCTATCTGGTCCCGCAGCGGAACTCGCAGCGAACGCAAATGTGCGGAAAGCTTACCTCGGGGCGTAA
- a CDS encoding uracil-DNA glycosylase, whose product MERTCKTCRKCNLRAGCRQVVFGEGNPHARLMFVGEGPGQQEDIQGRPFVGAAGQLLDKILAAVGIKREDVYIANVVKCRPPGNRLPTSEEAQACLPHLIAQIRAIRPKIVVCLGALATQTLIDKGARITRARGNWFRKDGILYMPTFHPAALLRDETKKRPVWEDMKKVKEMLDRLEGKLRNSPGND is encoded by the coding sequence CTGGAGAGGACCTGCAAGACGTGCAGGAAGTGCAACCTGCGAGCGGGCTGCAGACAAGTCGTTTTCGGCGAGGGCAACCCCCATGCCAGGCTCATGTTCGTGGGCGAGGGTCCGGGACAACAGGAAGACATCCAGGGTAGGCCCTTCGTCGGAGCTGCAGGTCAGCTCCTGGACAAGATCCTCGCCGCTGTAGGCATCAAGCGAGAGGATGTCTACATAGCGAACGTGGTCAAGTGCCGCCCGCCGGGAAACCGCCTTCCCACCTCGGAAGAAGCTCAAGCGTGCCTGCCTCACCTCATCGCTCAGATCCGGGCGATAAGACCGAAGATCGTCGTGTGTCTCGGCGCGCTCGCGACTCAAACGCTCATCGACAAGGGAGCACGCATAACGAGAGCAAGGGGAAACTGGTTCCGCAAGGACGGCATCTTATACATGCCCACGTTCCATCCTGCCGCGCTCCTTCGTGACGAGACGAAGAAGCGACCGGTATGGGAGGATATGAAGAAAGTCAAGGAGATGCTCGACCGCCTCGAGGGGAAGTTGCGCAACTCTCCCGGTAATGATTGA
- a CDS encoding TIGR04086 family membrane protein, with product MAPDRTSKGKPEKGRPDKSAGTERSECGWFLAVVMGLAASFIAVIAVFLAVATYDYMVSAEVARLGTLASVGSYVATAVGGMVAGRKSGRRGLVHGGLVGLLFAASILIAGAGGPASVPLTAATLKRLLFSAIAGSIGGMLGVAST from the coding sequence ATGGCTCCGGACAGAACGAGCAAGGGCAAGCCCGAGAAGGGACGACCCGACAAGAGTGCCGGCACGGAGCGGTCGGAGTGCGGATGGTTCCTGGCGGTCGTGATGGGTCTGGCAGCCTCCTTCATAGCGGTGATCGCCGTGTTCCTCGCGGTCGCGACCTACGACTACATGGTGTCGGCCGAGGTGGCTCGCCTCGGCACGCTGGCGTCGGTCGGAAGCTATGTTGCCACGGCCGTGGGAGGCATGGTGGCGGGCAGGAAGTCTGGGAGGCGCGGCCTCGTTCATGGAGGCTTGGTGGGCTTGCTGTTTGCCGCATCAATCCTCATCGCGGGCGCGGGAGGCCCCGCGAGCGTTCCGCTGACCGCCGCTACACTCAAGAGACTTCTCTTCTCGGCGATCGCTGGAAGCATCGGTGGAATGCTGGGCGTCGCCTCCACGTGA